GTACATAAATCCAAGAGCCCTGTTAAGAAGAACAATGGCGAAGATGTTTTAAACACTAGAGAGAAAATTAAACAAATGCATTTGAACATTGACAAGGTTACCTTAGATGATATTACTAAACAAAGTAAATGTTTTCTTGTGTGCGACAGTGACGAGCCTTACGAGGCGTATCATAAGAAGATGTTTAAGCAGGAGACACGAATGATAAAcgatgataaaattgaatCGGAAAATGAGGCAGAAAGATTGCAACACATATATGAGACACTGGATATGTTGGGATGGGAGAAAGTGCTTGCACAAGTAACAGTGATTCGtgatgttgatgatcagaAGGAATTAAAGACTAAAAGGGAATTGACCAAGCTTGCTATTCAAGATATGCTTTCTAAATTCCAGGATATgaaaagaaggataagCATGCAGTCGAGGAATAGTAGGCATGGGATGTATAATGTTGCTTCTAATCCCCTACTCCTATACAGTAATCTTGATCGTAGTCTCGTCTACGGTTACAGTAGCTCGTcagacgaagaagaagactgTATGACTATTGATCAAATAAGACAGCATAGGAAGACCTCaagagagaagaaattTGGTGGATCATTAGTCATTCAGTTATCTGCAAGTGCACGATCTAATGCACGTTATGCAATTATAGCGGAGCCATTGAGGTCACCATatgttataaaatatacCAAAGATGAGAGGgattattataaaaagaagctAGATGATTCTCTTTCTAGATTCAACTTCTTAGGGCCACTGCCTGACCAACTTGCTGTTttcaaagagaaaaattCTATTTCATTAATTCTAGAACCTAAAGCTTTAAGACCTATGTCAGCCAATGAATCTGATGGGCCCTCTCAAAATTCTCTATCGACTATTGATCAGATAAGGAAATTCAGAGTTACAGATACGCATTCTGCTGATTCATCAGTGTCGGATATTAACCCACCTTCTTCCCCTATAGCAGCTAATAATACCTCACAATCTGTTATAAATATCTTACCGGTAAAGAGGAACGGGTCTACAAGTGAAAAGTCTTCTACAGGTAGTAAACGTCTTCACGATCTAATGATAAAGAACTCATTAACTGATATCACTCCAAGTCTATGCTGAATTTCACCTTTATTAGTGGTATAGTTTAAACATCATCCGAGCTTATAGCGTTGATATAGTTTTCACAGAATTCCTTAGTGTTGAACGGACTCTCATAGCCAAGGAATATCGAATCCTTCTGTAGAGTTTCTGATGTGCCATTAAGAACGGGaactattttattttttaggTCGTCTTCATCTGATGTTCCAATTGACAATAGCTTAGTTTCAGATAAGTGGTATTTCTCAAACAGAAATCTTCTGAATTCCTTAATAGCAAGTTTCGCCACAATCAAACTAGAAAGTTCGCTAGTATTCTCTGAAGAGTTTTGGAATTCTGGAATCCTATCGGAAATAATATCCTTAAGATTATCTGACAAAATATCTATAGATTTGATCATTTCATAAACTTCATATTGGTTGTCATAATATATGATGGATAAATTATGGACCAAGAACGTAACATTAGAACCAAAAATTTGACCTAAGGCATTTCTGCTCGAAAGCAAATTAAGAAAGACCCTCTTAACTGATTTCAGAAATTTcgatttattttttttatttgtcGACATCAGTTCTTGTATCCTCCTTAAAAATCCTGAATCTTCATAATATTGAAGAGGTCGTGACTTGATTGCATATTCTGATCCTAGTTTGATTCCCTGGCCCAATCCATTGAAGACCATACTCTCATATCCTTGAAATAGCTCCATAAGCATCTCATAGGCTAAATTTCTCATATAGGTATTTGGAGAGGCCATCAATGCAATCACCGTCGGTATGCATAATGATGGGTTTGTATAGCCATACCTTAGAATCAATTTGAGAAAACGTATCGCAACTAGTGCATTGCTTAGATCAGTGATCAAACAAATGTCTAAAATTTTTTCCAGGTATCTGGAAACCAGAGCGGAACAAATACCATCATTAAGTGACTCCATTTTATTAGTTAAAAGCACCATCTTTCTCAACTCCTCATTAGATGAAACAGTCCCGTTTACTCCAGCCAGCTTTATTGATCTCTTCTCTTCTGCTAGGAAGAAGTCATATAGACTTTCTAAAACAACTAATTGGATATCTAGAGGAcccttttcaaattcaacatCTAAGACTGTTAACACATGCCTTGAGTTAAACAGCTTAGGATATTTAGATGCAATTTTGACCAAATTTTTAGTAGCTATTCTCCTTATAACATGGTTGATTCCTTCTTTTGTAAACATTAACAAACACTTAGTGacatattcaaaaactcttTCCTTAGATTTCAAATTGGGAAACTTCTCTTCggtattttcaaaactacAGAACCTAGCAAACCCCGTTGCCAGGTATAATAGCCTCTGTAGTTTGCCATCAGGCATAACGGATGAAGGGTCTTTTGTAACACTGTTTATATACGGTGTCAACTGGCCCAAGCAAGATGCACAGGCTTTGCAAATTCTGGTATCATCTTTCCTGTGTACTGTTAGTGACCACGCTAGGGGAATGGCCTCATCCAATTCCTTTACATTCATCTTAGGCAATCTGGAAAGTATTGTCGTTTCAAGATCATATAGGAATCTTGGTTTAAAATTAGACAGCTTCTCAAAGCTGCTTCTGTAAACGCGCAGAatattcaattgaaaatcTGATTTATTGTCAGCGTGAAGGTAAGGATATAATGAGGCGATTTGTTCCTTGGTGACAAAAGGCTCATCACAGCATGAAATTATAGATAATAATTTCATTATACTTCTTCCTTCTGTGGAGTCCGtaacattattattctcATCTGACTGCTGTTCTATAGCCATTTCTATAATATGATCAGTTAATATCTGTAAGGATTCTATGATCTTATTGTATTCTTCATGGATGTGTAAGTgtttattcaaaatataaaaaaccaaaaattgttcaaataattcacGAGACTTTTCACTAGACGAAACTACCTGTGAAATAACTTTTATTGATTCTTCACATTTGGGAGTATAAATATTTGGGTTTCTTTCTGAGTCATGAATTGATAATAACCAccttttcaataattctgATCTCGCAATGTCAATAATAACATCTTCTTCGTCCTCTATTCTTCGGAGCACACGGTTTGCAACATAAGCTTTAATAGTAAGATCGTCGGtatcatcatatattttcaagttcattttcaacaCATGTTTTCTGACAAGCACACTGTCATCGCTATAGTTAACATTAATATGTTCGTAGAATTGAGTATAATCAGAACCTAACTCAATTAACTCCAATATTGCATCCTTTACAAGCGGGGAAGAATCCTGCAGTCTACACTGAATCGTTTCTTTGACAATAGGTGTGGATAGCATGTTCTTATCCTTAGAAATTAGCAACGCCAAACAACGAATGGCTCCTGATCTTAATTTTACTTTTTGTCTATCCAACAAAGAGAGTACTAAATTAAGATATGGTTCATACGCATTAACCAAATCGGAAGTAAATAACGTACAGGCATACATTGAATCTAGATCAGTCGTGTTTACATTCTCCATTTTAACTGGATTAGAATGTATTTCCTTAATAATGGAACATAACTTGTCATTCAACTTGGAATTCCATAGTTCAGAGTCTTTATCAAATTCCATCAGCTTTACCAGTGCTGTCACTTGCTTGCTCCATAAGAATTTTATAGAATTCAAAGGCTTCTTGGTACTCTTGCAATATAAAATACATCTTTCGAAGGCGTCTATTAATGTATTAATATGTTCAGGATAATTGAAAATCTTAATCAGGttattatcttcttcaggTTTTGCCGATTGTCTAATGTCAAGTATTTTACTGCCAATGCATCCTATTTCGTGTAAAGCAAGAGATTCAACGTTAATAGAGTTTTGGGATTGAGGATTAAAGACTagaaataatttttttaaaagtgGTGCTAGTATGACATCCGAGATAGGCCAATTTGGTAACATGACTATAGATGTTAAATCACAAACAAAATGATCAAGTACAATTCtgtattttgaaatattcgAAAAcgttttttttaatattgtTTCTATAATGTAATCTATGGCAATATCCAAATCTAGCTTTGTCCCATTGTAGTGCGTAATTACATCCTTCAGTTGTTCTTTGTCCAAATTATCTAACTTAGAGCAATAATCGTAGTTATTCCAGACCTGTAAAACAGAAAGTAAAGTGAAAGTAAAGTGAGTGATATAGATAGATTttgcaatatttttcatcctCTTCTGAGATCTAGTGGTTGGCAAATTATCCAGATGTGAAAGAAGTTCGTCAATGACAAACATTCGTTGTTCAGggaacttttcaaatatcatTTCAATACTCTGGATTGAGACAGTTTTCACATTTTCAATCTGGTTCTGAACTAGAACTGTGTTTGAGTTATGAGACCAATTGGCCATTATTAACTCTGAGAACATATAAACCAATTTAGTAACAAAACTCTCATCAAGTGTTGGTCTCTTTGAAATGTATATTGGAAATAAACTCAATGTAGAATGTAGAGATGATAAGgtattttcaacatttttaGAGCCAATTTCAAACTCATCATGtaaattttcaataacagatatcaaaaattcaataGGTACTACCATATATTGCTCTAGATATAACCTCATGTCATTTTGATCTAATAgaaaaattagaaaaacAATTATGGAGGATTCGAAAGCAAAGGATTGATAGTCAAACAGTTCGTCCTtgatttcaattttttcttttgcaatAGAAATATTGTTTATGCAGACATCCAtgattctttgaataaATGAAATGTTTAAAGTAGCCCATACAGAAGGAGTAGTTAAAATATTCCGGAAAACTACATGTAGTTTTCCAAGGCACTGTTTTGACAGCATAAAGGCATTTCCACTGTCCAATGGGATCCAGTATTCTAAATCTCCAAGCTGTGCAGACGCTTCATCAGTTCCAACATACTCCATTAAGACCATTAattccttcaaatattgagtTCCCAAGGATACTTGGTTTAAAGATATAGATGAGTTTGAATTTAGTAGTTTCTCCTTTTTGACCATCTCAACCATTTCAATCTTGTCGGAGAAAACATCATGATTTCTCTTTATAGCATTGGACATAGGGCTTTCAATAACTGCTTCTGATTCTACCATTGCCGTTATGGATAGGCATGTTTCAGCCAAGTTACTTAAATCATCCGAAGTAGAACCCTGATTCACTCCTTCCGAAAGTTTATTTAGGTTGCACCCTCTAGGGCGCTTGAACTTCAAGGTTTTCAAGTCATTTGATTTATTGGAACCGACGCTTATAGGATGTGAATCGTCCAATAGTTCAGCTGGGATTGGTTCGAAAGCATCTGCTGCTTCTAACTGTAATGATAACGAGATAGGATCTGAAATTAGCTTCGACAATTCATTCTTCGGTACCAAATGGTTTAATGGCTGATGTGCTAGTGCTTCAGCAACTCTTTTTGGAATTTCAGTATCTTCACCTGGAAAACTTGACATAGCCGCCACCGTTTATATGCTTAAATTGCATAAGCACTTAAAATAAGTATGAAGTATATTCTTATGATGCAGATTTTATCGCTGCAAACAAACGCAAATGTTCCGGAGCTTGCAATGGTCGTCGTTATATGATGCCCTGGTTACTTTACTCGCTGAGCGAAGCCTAATAAACTTATGTGTACTAACCTAAGTTCTAAGGTTGGCGAATTGTGAAGATCACGCGTTTGTTACTCAGATTTTATGATATCTTTATATACGAATGTTATGAAATATcgtaaatatatattacatatTATGCTATGAGCACAAGAGAAGAATAATAAGATAAGTTAAAAACACTTTACGTTTCCAATTGATCCTGAATCTGTTCTGCATAAGCAGTTGCTTTATACGGGATCCAGTATTTAGTCGAATAATACTAGCCTTTTAAAACGGTGCAACCGCAATTGATGACTATCTCTCAATTCAATGACCCGATGGAATTTGCCAAttctatttcaaaataaacACTATATTATCGTCAATAAGCCTAATGGAGTTCTTTCCCAATCTCCTGATTTGAGGACATGGTGGTTACATCATAAGTATGAGCCTCCAGTGTTGATGGATCTTTTACGCACACAGTATCCGGATATATGCCAGGCACAGTGGAGGACAGTACACAGACTGGATGCGACCGTGACTGGTGGTATTTTGATATCGTGTACACGCACTGCAGCTTCCAAATTCAGCAAGAATCTTGCCCTGGGAGGGAATAGTGGGTATAAGTTCACcagaaaatatattgcaTTAGTTACGGGAAGTTCAATTGATTCTTTTCCTGATGAGGGAAGATTGATGATAAACGATATGGTTTCAGATTATAAACGTTTGGGTGATAACTTAGTTCTCTTTCAGCTACACACAGGAAAGAAGCATCAAATTCGCATACAGTTATCGAAGGTATTCCAGCAACCTATAGTCAACGACGTAAAATATGGGGCAGATGCTATTCCCAATCTGGAAGATATCATAGGTCTACATTCGGCGCTTATTAGCACCGAAATTGGACTAACTAGAGAAAATCATTTAATTCCCATCCCTTGCGATAGTAATGCTCGAAAATTATGGAACGGGTATGTGGACGCTAATGGAGAATTTAATGATTTGATTACTGAATCTTTATATGACTTTTCACTTCCAAGTAGACTAGACCggatattgaaaattaCGCCAGCTGGGTCAACAAATATTCAGATAGCCTACAAATCAAAAATCGGTTCATTCTGATATCTTTACAAAGTGCTTCCATAAAAATTTCCAAGTCCTGTTTGGTGACAGCCAAGAACTTTGACAGTCTATATTTAGTACAGACGTCCCACATAGAGTTAACACACTTACATCTCAGTTTGATCATCTCTTCCTCTGTAGGTTCTACCTTTTCAGGACCCAGCTTGTTGTCATTGGGGAATAATGTATGTCTTAAGGATTTCAAAGCCTCAAAGCCTCTAGAGCTGGTCAAGACTTTTTggttaataatattgttaataaaatttACCATCATATGGTTTAAAGGATTGTATGAGTCCACTGTAGACTGACATAGTTTTAATAACGAATACAATACGGGTTTCCTTCTATCTAATAATAggatatttttgatgaatgTAAACAAGTACAGATGAGCGCACGGTATATGTTGGTTTCCATGTAAAGTACTTTGTGATGTCTTGGAAGAAAAAGCCGATGTCAGATACGAAACAAAATGCGATCCCTTCCTCAATAGTAATTCGCTTCTAGTAATCAGCGTTAACGAAGATGCTGGAATTTCCTGTGTTTTGCCATTTTCTTGTAATAACTTGTCACATGTTGATTGGATAATATCGAGTAGTATAACAGGTGCAGCTACCTTATTAGCAACCTTATCAAACAATAGATCACCAACCAAGCCTGATAAGAACGTCTGTTGTAACCGAGATTCATTCCTCAATGGCTCTGTCAACTTCTGCACGATGCATCCGGGATATTGATTCTTGTAGAGATACAATTGTAGGAAGTCAGAGTAGTTCAAGTCTTCATGTACTACCCGCGACatgattttgaaatgcCTATCCAAAACAAATGGGATATCACTGCATAGAATTTGCAGCCAGTCCACAGTGCTACTATCAATATGTTTAATAAGCCGATTGCACAACTGAAATAGTATAACaatcaattcatcatctgtaGTAGGGATCTTGTCGCCGTACCATGACTTGACGAAATTCTTGAGAAACAGGGAAAACAATGCTTGAACAGATAACTCCCAGTTCGACATTATTTTAATGGTGGGGTGCAGTGCCGCCGGATATATGTCACAACATAGAGCCATCAAATACTCTCTAGAATCCTTAGCGTGCACACATTGGAACGGTTTGTCTTGATTAAGAAGCGGTCGCACAGTCGTAGCAAGAACGGATTTCTTTTGGTACTTCGATACCAGCTTCG
This region of Eremothecium cymbalariae DBVPG#7215 chromosome 4, complete sequence genomic DNA includes:
- the PUS5 gene encoding pseudouridine synthase PUS5 (similar to Ashbya gossypii AGL134C) → MTRWNLPILFQNKHYIIVNKPNGVLSQSPDLRTWWLHHKYEPPVLMDLLRTQYPDICQAQWRTVHRLDATVTGGILISCTRTAASKFSKNLALGGNSGYKFTRKYIALVTGSSIDSFPDEGRLMINDMVSDYKRLGDNLVLFQLHTGKKHQIRIQLSKVFQQPIVNDVKYGADAIPNLEDIIGLHSALISTEIGLTRENHLIPIPCDSNARKLWNGYVDANGEFNDLITESLYDFSLPSRLDRILKITPAGSTNIQIAYKSKIGSF
- the SCC2 gene encoding cohesin-loading factor complex subunit SCC2 (similar to Ashbya gossypii AGL133W), with translation MSSFPGEDTEIPKRVAEALAHQPLNHLVPKNELSKLISDPISLSLQLEAADAFEPIPAELLDDSHPISVGSNKSNDLKTLKFKRPRGCNLNKLSEGVNQGSTSDDLSNLAETCLSITAMVESEAVIESPMSNAIKRNHDVFSDKIEMVEMVKKEKLLNSNSSISLNQVSLGTQYLKELMVLMEYVGTDEASAQLGDLEYWIPLDSGNAFMLSKQCLGKLHVVFRNILTTPSVWATLNISFIQRIMDVCINNISIAKEKIEIKDELFDYQSFAFESSIIVFLIFLLDQNDMRLYLEQYMVVPIEFLISVIENLHDEFEIGSKNVENTLSSLHSTLSLFPIYISKRPTLDESFVTKLVYMFSELIMANWSHNSNTVLVQNQIENVKTVSIQSIEMIFEKFPEQRMFVIDELLSHLDNLPTTRSQKRMKNIAKSIYITHFTFTLLSVLQVWNNYDYCSKLDNLDKEQLKDVITHYNGTKLDLDIAIDYIIETILKKTFSNISKYRIVLDHFVCDLTSIVMLPNWPISDVILAPLLKKLFLVFNPQSQNSINVESLALHEIGCIGSKILDIRQSAKPEEDNNLIKIFNYPEHINTLIDAFERCILYCKSTKKPLNSIKFLWSKQVTALVKLMEFDKDSELWNSKLNDKLCSIIKEIHSNPVKMENVNTTDLDSMYACTLFTSDLVNAYEPYLNLVLSLLDRQKVKLRSGAIRCLALLISKDKNMLSTPIVKETIQCRLQDSSPLVKDAILELIELGSDYTQFYEHINVNYSDDSVLVRKHVLKMNLKIYDDTDDLTIKAYVANRVLRRIEDEEDVIIDIARSELLKRWLLSIHDSERNPNIYTPKCEESIKVISQVVSSSEKSRELFEQFLVFYILNKHLHIHEEYNKIIESLQILTDHIIEMAIEQQSDENNNVTDSTEGRSIMKLLSIISCCDEPFVTKEQIASLYPYLHADNKSDFQLNILRVYRSSFEKLSNFKPRFLYDLETTILSRLPKMNVKELDEAIPLAWSLTVHRKDDTRICKACASCLGQLTPYINSVTKDPSSVMPDGKLQRLLYLATGFARFCSFENTEEKFPNLKSKERVFEYVTKCLLMFTKEGINHVIRRIATKNLVKIASKYPKLFNSRHVLTVLDVEFEKGPLDIQLVVLESLYDFFLAEEKRSIKLAGVNGTVSSNEELRKMVLLTNKMESLNDGICSALVSRYLEKILDICLITDLSNALVAIRFLKLILRYGYTNPSLCIPTVIALMASPNTYMRNLAYEMLMELFQGYESMVFNGLGQGIKLGSEYAIKSRPLQYYEDSGFLRRIQELMSTNKKNKSKFLKSVKRVFLNLLSSRNALGQIFGSNVTFLVHNLSIIYYDNQYEVYEMIKSIDILSDNLKDIISDRIPEFQNSSENTSELSSLIVAKLAIKEFRRFLFEKYHLSETKLLSIGTSDEDDLKNKIVPVLNGTSETLQKDSIFLGYESPFNTKEFCENYINAISSDDV
- the NVJ3 gene encoding Nvj3p (similar to Ashbya gossypii AGL135), producing MSNILYNANSKLVSKYQKKSVLATTVRPLLNQDKPFQCVHAKDSREYLMALCCDIYPAALHPTIKIMSNWELSVQALFSLFLKNFVKSWYGDKIPTTDDELIVILFQLCNRLIKHIDSSTVDWLQILCSDIPFVLDRHFKIMSRVVHEDLNYSDFLQLYLYKNQYPGCIVQKLTEPLRNESRLQQTFLSGLVGDLLFDKVANKVAAPVILLDIIQSTCDKLLQENGKTQEIPASSLTLITRSELLLRKGSHFVSYLTSAFSSKTSQSTLHGNQHIPCAHLYLFTFIKNILLLDRRKPVLYSLLKLCQSTVDSYNPLNHMMVNFINNIINQKVLTSSRGFEALKSLRHTLFPNDNKLGPEKVEPTEEEMIKLRCKCVNSMWDVCTKYRLSKFLAVTKQDLEIFMEALCKDIRMNRFLICRLSEYLLTQLA
- the SAS4 gene encoding Sas4p (similar to Ashbya gossypii AGL132C); the protein is MTGRRVLRSKMKAGAFAADDDEKFNFDIQEYEIDPFKPLKVVHKSKSPVKKNNGEDVLNTREKIKQMHLNIDKVTLDDITKQSKCFLVCDSDEPYEAYHKKMFKQETRMINDDKIESENEAERLQHIYETLDMLGWEKVLAQVTVIRDVDDQKELKTKRELTKLAIQDMLSKFQDMKRRISMQSRNSRHGMYNVASNPLLLYSNLDRSLVYGYSSSSDEEEDCMTIDQIRQHRKTSREKKFGGSLVIQLSASARSNARYAIIAEPLRSPYVIKYTKDERDYYKKKLDDSLSRFNFLGPLPDQLAVFKEKNSISLILEPKALRPMSANESDGPSQNSLSTIDQIRKFRVTDTHSADSSVSDINPPSSPIAANNTSQSVINILPVKRNGSTSEKSSTGSKRLHDLMIKNSLTDITPSLC